Proteins encoded by one window of Acidiferrobacterales bacterium:
- a CDS encoding type II toxin-antitoxin system prevent-host-death family antitoxin — protein sequence MPVFSVHEAKTHLSRILTLLKSDDEVVISRYGTPVARIVPFEQTPRVRKPGALKNLIEFDESFFDELPEEELSAWSQQS from the coding sequence ATGCCTGTCTTTAGCGTACATGAAGCAAAAACCCACCTTTCAAGAATTCTGACCTTATTGAAGTCAGACGATGAAGTCGTCATTTCACGCTACGGTACGCCGGTCGCAAGGATCGTCCCTTTTGAACAGACACCGCGAGTCAGAAAACCAGGCGCATTGAAAAACCTGATTGAATTTGATGAGTCATTCTTCGATGAGCTTCCTGAAGAGGAATTGTCTGCCTGGAGCCAACAGTCTTAA
- the hisD gene encoding histidinol dehydrogenase — protein sequence MSLEIRELSTADSRFDEEFSGLLDRGAEFTSETDRTVADIISRVRVEGDDAVLELTRRFDGSDADRVTDLEISADELESAALRIEPGLRAAMIEAADRIRRFHKRQVEQSWIYEEETGSRLGQKLTPIKTVGIYVPGGQAAYLSSVLMTTLPARVAGVSEIIMTVPAQGGLIRDSVLAAAHIAGVDRVFTVGGAQAVAALAFGTSTIPKVDKIVGPGNAWVSSAKRQVFGHVGIDLVAGPSEVVVVCDANTNAEWAAMDMFAQAEHDEDAQSILLSLCQHKINEVRECMRTLLPQMERSEIIAKSLASNGALVHVRNREELVEIIDRAAPEHLGLMLDDAEEIAQTVRNAGAIFIGADSPEVIGDYCAGPNHVLPTSGAARFSSPLGVYDFMKRTSIIHCSRDGSRNLAKIAGILAHEERLTAHARSAEYRFDTNE from the coding sequence ATGAGTCTTGAAATCCGAGAACTTTCGACAGCCGACAGTCGATTTGACGAGGAATTCTCAGGACTTCTGGATCGAGGTGCAGAGTTTACGAGTGAAACTGACCGGACTGTCGCTGACATCATCTCACGAGTTCGGGTTGAGGGAGACGATGCGGTACTGGAGCTGACTAGGCGTTTCGATGGCAGTGATGCTGACCGCGTGACAGATCTTGAGATCAGCGCCGATGAATTGGAATCTGCAGCCTTGCGGATCGAACCCGGGTTAAGGGCGGCCATGATCGAAGCGGCTGACCGGATTCGACGATTTCATAAGCGTCAGGTTGAACAGTCATGGATCTACGAGGAGGAGACCGGATCCCGTCTGGGTCAGAAGCTGACCCCGATCAAGACAGTCGGAATCTATGTTCCGGGTGGTCAGGCGGCCTATCTGTCTTCGGTTTTGATGACCACACTGCCTGCACGAGTCGCCGGAGTCAGCGAAATTATCATGACCGTGCCTGCACAAGGTGGATTGATCAGGGATTCCGTTCTTGCCGCCGCCCATATCGCAGGTGTCGATCGAGTCTTTACAGTCGGTGGTGCGCAGGCTGTGGCAGCACTTGCCTTCGGAACCTCAACCATTCCGAAGGTTGACAAGATTGTAGGACCGGGAAACGCCTGGGTTTCTTCAGCAAAGCGCCAGGTGTTCGGTCATGTCGGGATCGATCTGGTGGCCGGACCTTCGGAAGTCGTGGTCGTCTGTGATGCAAACACCAACGCTGAGTGGGCGGCAATGGATATGTTCGCTCAGGCAGAACATGACGAAGACGCACAGTCGATTCTGCTTTCACTTTGTCAGCACAAGATCAATGAGGTGCGCGAATGCATGCGGACCCTGCTGCCCCAGATGGAACGAAGTGAAATCATCGCAAAATCCCTGGCCAGCAACGGTGCACTTGTTCATGTCCGCAATCGCGAGGAACTTGTTGAGATAATCGACCGTGCAGCACCTGAACATCTTGGTCTGATGTTGGACGATGCCGAAGAGATCGCACAGACGGTTCGAAATGCCGGGGCGATTTTCATCGGAGCGGACAGTCCTGAGGTTATCGGAGACTATTGTGCCGGTCCAAATCATGTACTGCCAACGTCAGGCGCGGCACGATTCAGTTCCCCTCTCGGTGTCTACGACTTCATGAAGCGGACATCGATCATTCACTGTTCCCGAGATGGATCGCGGAATCTTGCAAAAATTGCAGGTATTCTGGCACACGAAGAGCGGCTGACTGCACATGCGCGCTCGGCAGAGTATCGCTTCGATACCAATGAATAG
- the hisG gene encoding ATP phosphoribosyltransferase, with protein sequence MDSRTNRIAIAISKGRIAKAVTPLLEHAGIAPVEDIGSSRNLLFETLDENVELIVVRSTDVPTYVQMGGADLGVVGKDVLLELQNGGFYELVDLGISKCELVIAQKMRSDTGCGPHRRKLRVATKYVNTTRRHFAAKGVYVDVMHLSGSMELAPSRGLADQIVDLSQTGETLRSNGLVKVESIADISARLIANKAALRLKENLLKDIVSKLEQAAGRRNNES encoded by the coding sequence ATGGACAGTCGTACCAATCGCATTGCAATCGCAATTTCAAAAGGGCGGATTGCCAAGGCAGTCACTCCGCTGCTTGAACATGCTGGTATCGCACCCGTTGAGGATATCGGCAGCTCACGCAATCTTCTTTTTGAAACCCTCGATGAGAATGTCGAGTTGATCGTCGTCAGGAGTACCGACGTGCCGACATACGTACAGATGGGTGGTGCCGACCTTGGAGTTGTTGGTAAAGATGTACTGCTTGAGTTGCAAAATGGAGGATTTTACGAGCTGGTTGATCTAGGAATATCAAAGTGTGAGCTGGTAATCGCACAGAAGATGCGTTCGGACACTGGTTGCGGTCCGCACCGAAGAAAGCTCAGGGTGGCAACAAAATATGTGAACACCACCCGCCGACACTTCGCGGCCAAGGGAGTCTATGTCGATGTCATGCATCTGTCCGGCTCGATGGAACTCGCACCGTCGCGCGGATTGGCGGATCAGATCGTTGATCTTTCCCAGACCGGTGAGACTTTGCGCAGCAACGGGTTGGTCAAAGTGGAGAGTATTGCCGACATCAGCGCACGCCTGATCGCCAACAAGGCTGCATTGCGACTCAAGGAGAATCTACTCAAGGATATCGTGTCGAAACTCGAGCAGGCTGCCGGCAGGCGGAACAATGAGTCTTGA